A single genomic interval of Rhododendron vialii isolate Sample 1 chromosome 3a, ASM3025357v1 harbors:
- the LOC131319349 gene encoding villin-2, producing MSSSAKALEPAFQGAGQRLGTEIWRIENFQPVPLPKSDYGKFYSGDSYIVLQTSPGKGGAYLYDIHFWLGKDTSQDESGTAAIKTVELDAILGGRAVQHRELQGHESDKFLSYFKPCIIPLEGGIASGFKKPEEEEFETRLYVCKGKRVVRLKQVPFSRSSLNHDDVFILDTKDKIFQFNGANSNIQERAKALEVIQFLKDKYHEGTSDVAIVDDGKLDTESDSGEFWVIFGGFAPISKKVASEDDVIPEKTPPKLYSITDGQVKPADGELSKSMLENNKCYLLDCGAEVFVWVGRVTQVEDRKAATQAAEEFINSDNRPKSTRVTRIIQGYETRAFKSNFDSWPSGAVPSTGEEGRGKVAALLKQQGVGVKGMTKGAPVNEEVPPLLEGGGKIEVWRIDGSAKTPVPLEDIGKFYSGDCYIVLYTYHSGDKKEDFYLCCWIGKDSIEEDQKMAARLATNMFNSLKGRPVQGCIFQGKEPPQFIAIFQPMVVLKGGMSSGYKAYIADKGLNDETYTADCVALFRISGTSVHNNKTVQIDAVATSLNSNECFLLQSGSSIFTWHGNQSTFEQQQLASKVAEFLKPGVAVKFAKEGTENSSFWFALGGKQSYTSKKVTHEIVRDPHLFTFSFDKEGKFEVEEVYNFSQDDLLTEDVLILDTHAEVFVWVGQSVESKEKQSAFEIGQKYIDVAASLEGLSPYVPLYKVMEGNEPCFFTSYFSWDPVKATAHGNSFQKKAMLLLGAGHAVESPDKSNGSSQGGPTQRASALAALSSAFNPSSGTKSGGTPRSSSTSQGSQRAAAVAALSQVLTAEKKRSPESSPARSTRSPPSEASPPAGAKSEHELSEVENSKEDSEVDTVADETVLESNGNDSESKQEAEQDENGSETNRSTFSYEQLKAHSENPVTGIDFKRREAYLSDEEFQTIFGVTKEAFYKLPKWKQDMHKKKFDLF from the exons ATGTCTAGCTCGGCAAAAGCTTTGGAACCTGCGTTTCAGGGAGCTGGCCAGAGATT AGGGACTGAAATTTGGAGAATCGAGAACTTCCAGCCAGTTCCTTTGCCAAAATCTGATTATGGTAAATTCTACTCGGGCGATTCCTACATTGTCTTACAG ACAAGCCCTGGAAAAGGAGGCGCTTATTTGTACGACATACACTTCTGGCTTGGGAAAGATACAAGCCAG GATGAATCTGGAACAGCAGCCATTAAAACTGTTGAACTTGATGCAATTCTTGGTGGGCGTGCTGTACAGCACAGAGAACTCCAAGGTCATGAGTCTGACAAGTTTCTATCTTACTTCAAGCCATGTATTATTCCATTGGAGGGTGGCATTGCATCAGGGTTTAAGAAACCTGAGGAGGAAGAGTTTGAAACGCGGTTGTATGTTTGTAAAGGGAAACGAGTTGTCAGATTGAAGCAG GTCCCGTTTTCTCGTTCCTCACTGAATCACGATGATGTGTTTATCCTGGACACAAAAGATAAGATTTTTCAATTCAATGGTGCAAACTCCAATATCCAGGAGAGGGCCAAGGCATTGGAAGTAATTCAATTTTTAAAGGACAAGTATCACGAGGGGACAAGTGATGTTGCAATCGTTG ATGATGGGAAGCTGGATACTGAGTCTGATTCTGGTGAATTCTGGGTCATCTTTGGTGGGTTTGCTCCAATTagcaaaaaggttgctagtGAAGATGACGTTATTCCAGAGAAGACTCCTCCTAAACTTTACAG TATCACTGATGGTCAGGTTAAGCCTGCAGATGGTGAACTTTCCAAATCTATGTTGGAAAACAATAAATGCTATCTATTGGACTGTGGGGCTGAGGTATTTGTTTGGGTTGGTCGGGTAACACAAGTGGAGGACAGGAAAGCTGCCACTCAAGCTGCTGAG GAATTCATCAATAGTGACAATAGGCCCAAGTCAACGCGTGTCACCCGGATTATTCAAGGTTATGAGACACGTGCATTCAAGTCCAACTTTGATTCTTGGCCATCAGGGGCAGTACCTTCGACCGGTGAGGAAGGAAGAGGAAAAGTAGCAG CTTTGCTGAAGCAACAAGGTGTTGGAGTCAAGGGAATGACAAAAGGTGCTCCTGTTAATGAGGAAGTCCCACCTTTGCTTGAGGGAGGTGGAAAAATTGAG GTATGGCGCATTGATGGCAGTGCAAAGACTCCAGTTCCCCTGGAGGACATTGGAAAATTTTACAGTGGAGATTGTTACATCGTTCTTTACACCTACCATTCTGGTGATAAGAAAGAAGATTTCTACTTGTGTTGTTGGATTGGGAAGGATAGCATTGAG GAGGATCAGAAGATGGCTGCTCGTTTAGCTACCAATATGTTCAATTCACTAAAGGGGAGACCTGTACAG GGTTGCATATTTCAGGGGAAAGAGCCACCACAATTTATTGCCATCTTTCAGCCTATGGTGGTTCTTAAG GGTGGAATGAGCTCTGGTTACAAAGCCTACATCGCGGACAAAGGCTTAAACGATGAAACTTACACTGCTGATTGTGTTGCGCTCTTCCGGATATCTGGAACTTCTGTGCACAACAATAAAACTGTGCAAATTGATGCT GTTGCAACATCATTGAACTCCAATGAATGTTTCCTTCTTCAATCTGGCTCTTCAATATTCACTTGGCATGGAAATCAAAGCACCTTTGAGCAGCAGCAACTAGCTTCAAAAGTTGCAGAATTTTTGAAG CCAGGAGTAGCTGTGAAATTTGCTAAAGAAGGAACTGAGAACTCATCCTTCTGGTTTGCTCTTGGAGGGAAACAAAGTTACACAAGCAAAAAAGTAACTCATGAGATAGTCAGAGATCCCCACTTGTTCACATTCTCTTTCGATAAAGAAG GAAAGTTTGAG GTTGAAGAAGTTTACAACTTCTCTCAAGATGACCTGTTGACTGAAGATGTCTTGATACTTGACACACATGCTGAAGTGTTTGTTTGGGTTGGCCAGTCTGTGGAATCCAAAGAGAAGCAAAGTGCTTTTGAAATTGGCCAG AAATACATAGATGTGGCTGCATCTCTAGAGGGATTGTCTCCATACGTACCACTATACAAAGTCATGGAAGGAAATGAACCATGCTTCTTCACTTCGTACTTTTCATGGGATCCTGTAAAAGCTACT GCTCATGGAAACTCATTCCAGAAGAAGGCTATGCTACTCCTTGGGGCTGGTCATGCTGTGGAG AGCCCGGACAAGTCCAATGGATCAAGTCAGGGTGGACCAACTCAAAGAGCTTCAGCGTTAGCTGCCTTGTCTTCTGCGTTTAATCCATCTTCAGGCACCAAAAGTGGTGGTACTCCAAGATCGTCAAGCACAAGTCAAGGATCACAGAGAGCAGCTGCAGTAGCTGCTTTGTCGCAAGTTCTTACTGCCGAAAAGAAGCGCTCACCCGAATCCTCTCCCGCTCGATCCACGAGAAGTCCACCATCTGAAGCTAGCCCTCCAG CTGGAGCAAAGAGTGAACATGAACTTTCAGAAGTGGAGAATTCTAAAGAAGATTCCGAAGTGGACACAGTGGCAGATGAGACTGTGCTGGAGAGCAATGGGAATGATTCAGAATCGAAGCAAGAGGCAGAGCAGGATGAAAATGGTAGTGAAACTAATCGAAGTACATTTAGTTATGAACAGCTGAAGGCTCATTCGGAAAACCCGGTTACCGGAATTGATTTCAAACGAAGAGAG GCTTATCTGTCTGATGAAGAATTCCAGACTATATTCGGGGTGACGAAAGAAGCATTTTATAAATTACCGAAATGGAAGCAAGACATGCATAAGAAGAAATTTGATCTCTTCTAG
- the LOC131319042 gene encoding tRNA-uridine aminocarboxypropyltransferase A yields the protein MEPDQDLTTLFHTSDPPTTATTRRRICSGGCDRPVNVCLCEKIPAESISTLTQVVILHHPHEQRHKLATVPVLAKCLRHCQTLVGRRLRLGDSPLLDSLYNAAVENPSRPYSAVYLFPGTDSSPAIDISKCQSSLRGSYISKYVLIAFDATWKHAKEMVQASLPFLSKFAVRVCLDYDVGKEGGTIFDSELILRKEPFSGCMSTMEAIARALCVLEPHGVEIEGRLVEVLRAMVRFQACYLKPMKPRPKLLKRGKEDEMKNQSAVVFGL from the exons ATGGAACCAGACCAAGACCTCACCACACTCTTCCACACCTCCGATCCGCCAACCACCGCCACCACGCGGCGGAGAATCTGCAGCGGAGGCTGCGACAGGCCGGTAAACGTGTGCCTCTGCGAAAAAATCCCAGCCGAATCCATCTCAACACTCACCCAAGTCGTgatcctccaccacccccacgAGCAGCGCCACAAGCTCGCCACCGTGCCCGTCCTCGCCAAGTGCCTCCGCCACTGCCAGACCCTAGTCGGCCGCCGCTTACGCCTCGGCGACTCGCCTCTCCTCGATTCTCTCTACAATGCCGCCGTTGAAAACCCTAGTCGACCGTATAGCGCCGTGTATCTGTTTCCTG GTACAGATTCATCGCCTGCAATTGATATTAGCAAGTGTCAATCCTCATTGCGTGGTTCTTACATAAGCAAGTATGTTCTCATTGCTTTCGATGCGACCTGGAAGCACGCTAAGGAGATGGTACAAGCAAGTTTACCCTTTTTATCAAAGTTTGCAGTACGGGTTTGTTTAGATTATGATGTTGGGAAAGAAGGCGGGACCATATTTGATTCGGAATTGATTCTAAGGAAGGAGCCCTTTAGCGGGTGCATGAGCACGATGGAGGCTATTGCACGAGCTTTGTGTGTTCTTGAGCCTCATGGGGTTGAGATTGAGGGTAGGTTGGTGGAGGTTTTAAGAGCTATGGTTAGGTTTCAAGCTTGTTACTTGAAGCCCATGAAGCCAAGGCCTAAGTTGCTGAAGAGGGGTAAGGAGGATGAGATGAAGAATCAGAGTGCTGTAGTGTTTGGTTTATGA